One window of Triticum dicoccoides isolate Atlit2015 ecotype Zavitan chromosome 5A, WEW_v2.0, whole genome shotgun sequence genomic DNA carries:
- the LOC119296969 gene encoding CBS domain-containing protein CBSX3, mitochondrial-like, translated as MQGIAKALSQHGKRLRLAVLQHMNKGIFSWATLISRIQSESPAVIIPHMGLENITVREILRAKGEAQSRAVYWCSTTHLVHEAVKHMTANNVGSLVVLKSGDDKQLAGIVTERDFARKILLPGRPSEETRVEDIMTEENKLITVSSNTNILRAMELMTDEHIRHVPVFDEKVVGMISIGDVVRAIVDQQHQEVKQLKKYITGDYY; from the exons ATGCAGGGAATCGCCAAGGCGCTGAGCCAGCACGGGAAGCGGCTGAGGCTCGCCGTGCTGCAGCACATGAACAAGGGGATCTTCTCCTGGGCCACCCTCATCTCGCGCATTCAGAGCGAGTCCCCGGCCGTGATCATCCCTCACATGGGGCTGGAGAACATCACCGTCCGGGAGATCCTCAGGGCCAAAGGGGAGGCCCAGTCCAGGGCGGTCTACTGGTGCAGCACCACCCATCTGGTGCATGAGGCCGTCAAGCAC ATGACGGCCAATAATGTCGGGTCTCTAGTCGTGCTCAAGTCGGGGGACGACAAGCAGCTCGCAGGGATTGTAACTGAAAGAG ATTTCGCTCGGAAGATCCTCTTACCCGGGCGACCCTCAGAGGAAACAAGAGTTGAAGATATCATGACAGAAGAG AACAAGCTAATCACCGTGTCCAGCAATACCAATATTCTGCGTGCAATGGAGCTAATGACAG ACGAGCACATTCGACATGTCCCAGTTTTTGACGAGAAGGTAGTTGGTATGATCTCCATTGGTGATGTGGTCAGAGCAATCGTGGACCAACAGCACCAAGAAGTGAAACAACTGAAGAAGTAC